AGCTCCCGCCAGCAGGCGCAGCGACCGCTATTTCTTCAGCAGATCCCGGATCTCGCGCAGCAATGCCACGTCTTCCGGGGTCGGCGGCGGGGCGGCTGGCGCTGCTTCTTCCTTCTTCTTCAGCCGGTTCATGGCCTTGATCACGAGGAACAGCGCCCAGGCCACGATCAGGAACTGGATCAGGGCGTTGATGAAGGCGCCGTAGCCGACGGCCACTTCCGGAGTGACCACCTTGTCGGCATCCATCACCGCCTGCTGGATCACCCATTTCTTGTCGGCAAAATCGATGCCGCCCATGGCCAGACCCAGCGGCGGCATCATGACCTTGTCGACCAGTGCGCCGACGATCTTGCCGAAGGCTCCGCCGATCACCACACCCACGGCCAGATCGACCACATTGCCCCGCATCGCGAAATCGCGAAACTCACTCATGAAACTCATGGTTGCTCCTCGCTGATCAGTACGCTCGCCACCGCGTGACGGCCCCGCGA
The Rhodanobacteraceae bacterium genome window above contains:
- the mscL gene encoding large-conductance mechanosensitive channel protein MscL, which gives rise to MSFMSEFRDFAMRGNVVDLAVGVVIGGAFGKIVGALVDKVMMPPLGLAMGGIDFADKKWVIQQAVMDADKVVTPEVAVGYGAFINALIQFLIVAWALFLVIKAMNRLKKKEEAAPAAPPPTPEDVALLREIRDLLKK